The genomic DNA GAACCGCTCAAGCTCCACGACCAAATTCAGGGCAGCAATCAACTTACCCTCTTTGCCATATCCTTCAATAAGCACCCGACAAGTGAAATAGTCGGGACAAATCCCACCCCTGATAATTTCGTGCAGCAGCAGCTTCGATTCCCTCATCTTCCCCTCCTTACAGTAAGTATATATCAGAGTGTTATAAGCCACAATATCGGGATCCAATCCGTTTTGAAGCATCCGATGGAAGAGCTTATGAGCCTCCCTAACCCTGCCAGCCCTGCAGAGCCCGTTAATCAATGCTGTGTGTGAGATCAAATCAGGAGCGACTCTCCGGACACACATTATTCTGTACAAATCAAAAGCATCCTCCAACCTTCCCTTTCTACAGTAACTATTTATCAGTGTATTATATGTCACTATGTCGGGATCGAATCCTTCTTCCTCCATCCTCTCCAAGAACTCGTTCACCTTATTGACATCCCCTTCTCGGCACAGAACATTCGTCAGGATGTTGAACGTGTGGGAGTTCGGGGAAACCCCGACCCTCCCCATGGTCCTATAAACTACCCAACACTGCTCGAGACAATTCATCTTCAGCAACTTATCGATCAGGAAATTGCAAGAAATCACGCTCGGGGCAAAACCCGACTCGGCAGTCTTCAGGAACGCCCTGAAGCCTTCCCTGACCAAACCCAATTTCACATAAGCCTTGATGAGGATGTCAAAAACAACCGGGTCCCAGTAACACTCCTTAGAAGACAGGACTAAAACCCGGAAAATGTCATCTTTCCGCGATTCGCTCCTACCCGATTTGATCAGCTCCGACAACAATGCCATAGCTTGTCCGAATTGTCTGGACCAGGAGAGTATATGAACTGTGAGACAGTAATTATAAACGCCGGGACCAACCCCcaaatcattcttgacccagTTGAAGAAATCGAGGGCCGAGGAGTAATCGGACTGGCACCGGAGCAATACCCGGGAGATCTCGCTGCTGCTCAGGTGGGGCAAGAGGGGGGATAGCTCAACTCGGAGGAGGGCAAGATCGTGCTTTGGCTGCTTGAGGGATGAGCAGATGAGGTCGACCAACTGAGTGGGGTTCTGGGTCGGAGGCAGGAGGTGGTACAGTGGATTCCGGTGAGAGCTTGGAAGGGTTTGGAGggaagaaggagaggaggacGGAGGTGAGATCGATGTGGAGAAGTAGGCGCGGAAAGGCGGGGATTTGAAGGATATGAGGATTCTGTTGACCGGAGAAAGAGAGGTCCGTTTCATTAGAGGGAGAGGGAAGAGCTGCGAAGAAGAAGCAGCGACGAGCAGTCTGACGCTTCCGTGGCGGTCAGTTCAGTGCTTTTGGTTCGGTCTCACTGTGCTGTGCATAATTATCAAAAGGTCCCTCATACTTTTTGATAATCTACAAAATGGTCCATTTCCAGGAAACCAAACCTAGGAGGAGCTCAACACTTAAAAGGGTCCCCGGTCGGAATCCTTCCCTGGAACGACGGTGAAGATAAGTCACTGACGTTGGAAAAGGTCACCGGATCAAATTCCCAGTGGCCATATCAGAAGGGATTTGATTAAAGGAGCCAATCGGCTCATCCTAGAGGAACTTGAACTGTTCCCCGAGAAGCTCTACCCTTTGTTTTCCGTATAAGAGGACGAGCCGGGGCCACCTAGAGACGGAGCTCAACTTCGTGCTGCTGTGGGTCGTCTCGATCTCAAGTCAACCACGAGTCCGAGCTCAACTTTGCCCGGGGTGCATCAAGATTAATCGAGGTTGCAGTCTGACTTGCCCGAGGTTAACCCCGATGTCCAACTCTTTGACCCCGCCTATGCACATTACCCTTGTCTGATCTGACTTAGCCACTTTAGCTCGGATGGACCGTTAACGAGCAGAGGGTATGACACGATTATGATTTGGGGCATTTctagaacaagaagaaaaattagGAACTTGCTCTTAGTTGCACATAATTATGGAAAATTAAACCGGCAATTCACTGGATGAAACCGACATCGAAGGAGACAAGGAAAGATCGACCAGAAAATGATTACAGGTTACATTACATTCAACATACACGTCTACTCTACAAACAGAGAAAGGAAGATAAGATGGATTCCTCGTTCTCGTAGAGGGCCGGAATCTAAGGAGAGGAAGTAATCGCAATGTCAGCAAGCCTAATCTGCTTCTCTAGGGGCAAATACTTCTTCAAGCAGACGCAGGTGCCGTGCATTACATGGAGTAGAGAAAGAGCCAAACCACACTCACTCGGGTCGATCTCTTGATCCCCTGGAACCTCTTCCCTTGTGCCCGTGAGCCAGCAGTGCAGTCGTTCTGTGGATGCCCAGAGAGTGGAAGTGAGACGTTCCGCAATGGATTCCCAAGCCGGGACTGCTAGGAGGGAGGCAAGGGTGACGGGCAGATCACTCAACACACTGACCCTGTCCAGTATCAGAAGCGGCATGTACTTGGAAAAGCTACCTGATAGCAGGCCAACGAAGAGAATTGCCTGCCCCAATATCAACTCCTCAGTATCAGAAAATCATGAACAGCTACTGCATTATGATTTGAACATGAACAGTTACCGGGAAAAGATTCAACAGACACCATTCCTCTTGACAATCAAATGAACTACTACTGCATTATGATTTGAACATCAGGGTTCGGCAGTATGACTACGAGAGAGATTCGTATGTGGATTTTCAAGAATATTCCTAAAGATCATGTTGTTCAAATGATGCATATTTAATTTCATCATGGCAAGTATCTGCCAGGTTGAATATATTAGCTAGACACGCTTCTGAAACTCAGGACCATACCGACTATCACATATACTTTGTAAAACCTCGTTTTGAAATTTAGCAGTTTGCCTACCGTGGAGGGGTAACTAGAGACACAGCTAATCTCGACCGCATCAACAAGCCATTGCCTTTTAACACTTCCTTCGGCATGTTGCAAAGCAGCCACTACTTCAGTAAGCACATTCCAGATAACTGCATAAGAATGTAATATAACAAATTAGCTTCAGGAGTTCTCATATTCAAGAAGCTCCGCGAATGATTCTAAAGAGAGAGGAAGCTGACCATCTGATTGCATGTTGAGTATTAAAGCCTTCAGTCTCCCTAGTTCAGCCATTTGGATTGAGCCTGCTTTAACTAACCGTACCTTAAGTTTAAACTTTTTGAGAAACTCTCGTATTTGACCCTCTCCGAGGACTGAATCAACCTGCAAAGCAGAA from Punica granatum isolate Tunisia-2019 chromosome 2, ASM765513v2, whole genome shotgun sequence includes the following:
- the LOC116198128 gene encoding pentatricopeptide repeat-containing protein At5g40400 produces the protein MKRTSLSPVNRILISFKSPPFRAYFSTSISPPSSSPSSLQTLPSSHRNPLYHLLPPTQNPTQLVDLICSSLKQPKHDLALLRVELSPLLPHLSSSEISRVLLRCQSDYSSALDFFNWVKNDLGVGPGVYNYCLTVHILSWSRQFGQAMALLSELIKSGRSESRKDDIFRVLVLSSKECYWDPVVFDILIKAYVKLGLVREGFRAFLKTAESGFAPSVISCNFLIDKLLKMNCLEQCWVVYRTMGRVGVSPNSHTFNILTNVLCREGDVNKVNEFLERMEEEGFDPDIVTYNTLINSYCRKGRLEDAFDLYRIMCVRRVAPDLISHTALINGLCRAGRVREAHKLFHRMLQNGLDPDIVAYNTLIYTYCKEGKMRESKLLLHEIIRGGICPDYFTCRVLIEGYGKEGKLIAALNLVVELERFGVSVSRDIYDYLIVALCDDNHPFAAKNFLKRISVGGYVPNVHIYSKLIESLCKSSFADEVLILKAEMAGKGIVPNLGSYKALIGSLTRMGRSKEGESLMEEMNARGVLPDEEICRALVHGYCKEKNVVRAESILSVFAVRFGVLDPECCNALIQVVSEEGDVKRLMELQERLLKMGFAPNRSSCKYIIEGICKATSRHKEKLSK